The following are encoded in a window of Eleutherodactylus coqui strain aEleCoq1 chromosome 12, aEleCoq1.hap1, whole genome shotgun sequence genomic DNA:
- the HUS1 gene encoding checkpoint protein HUS1 isoform X1, with product MRFRCRIVDAGCVSHLTRVVNTITKLTKSCTLQLAANNLYFILTDKVANGGVSMWCELCQANFFDEYQMEGVSAEQNNIYLELVPENLSRALKTAQNAKAVKIKLTNKHCPCLTVAVELPSLSSTSRFVTHDIPVSVIPRRLWNDFKEPTVPDFDVSIYLPPIKTMKNVVERMKNLSNFIVIEANRNGEINLKIETDLVSVSTHFKDLGNPPWVSDGSSQCNTQDGDADAMSEARVDIKKLLQFLAGQQVHPNKAICNIVHKRMVHFIFLHDDVSMQYFIPAVA from the exons GGGTTGTGAACACAATAACCAAGTTGACCAAATCCTGCACTTTACAACTAGCAGCCAACAACCTCTACTTCATTCTTACCGACAAGGTGGCTAATGGCGGCGTCAGCATGTGGTGCGAGCTCTGCCAG GCCAACTTCTTTGACGAGTACCAAATGGAAGGCGTATCAGCCGAGCAGAATAACATTTATTTGGAGCTCGTGCCTGAAAACCTTTCCCGAGCTCTGAAAACGGCGCAGAACGCCAAGGCTGTAAAGATCAAACTGACCAAcaagcactgtccctgcctgacggTGGCCGTAGAGCTG ccGTCACTTTCAAGCACAAGTCGTTTTGTCACACATGACATTCCTGTGAGTGTTATCCCTAGAAGGCTGTGGAATGACTTTAAGGAGCCTACTGTACCAGACTTCGAT GTCAGCATATATTTACCTCCAATAAAAACTATGAAGAACGTTGTGGAAAGAATGAAAAATTTAAGCAATTTCATA GTCATTGAAGCCAATAGAAATGGAGAAATTAATTTGAAAATAGAGACTGATCTCGTTTCTGTTTCCACACATTTCAAGGATCTGGGAAATCCTCCTTGGG TTTCTGATGGGAGTTCACAATGTAACACTCAGGATGGAGACGCAGACGCCATGTCAGAAGCCAGAGTTGATATAAAGAAGCTTCTGCAGTTTCTTGCGGGACAGCAGGTGCACCCAAATAAAGCCATATGTA ATATTGTCCACAAGCGGATGGTCCACTTTATATTCCTACATGATGATGTATCCATGCAGTATTTCATCCCTGCTGTTGCCTAA
- the HUS1 gene encoding checkpoint protein HUS1 isoform X2: MWCELCQANFFDEYQMEGVSAEQNNIYLELVPENLSRALKTAQNAKAVKIKLTNKHCPCLTVAVELPSLSSTSRFVTHDIPVSVIPRRLWNDFKEPTVPDFDVSIYLPPIKTMKNVVERMKNLSNFIVIEANRNGEINLKIETDLVSVSTHFKDLGNPPWVSDGSSQCNTQDGDADAMSEARVDIKKLLQFLAGQQVHPNKAICNIVHKRMVHFIFLHDDVSMQYFIPAVA; this comes from the exons ATGTGGTGCGAGCTCTGCCAG GCCAACTTCTTTGACGAGTACCAAATGGAAGGCGTATCAGCCGAGCAGAATAACATTTATTTGGAGCTCGTGCCTGAAAACCTTTCCCGAGCTCTGAAAACGGCGCAGAACGCCAAGGCTGTAAAGATCAAACTGACCAAcaagcactgtccctgcctgacggTGGCCGTAGAGCTG ccGTCACTTTCAAGCACAAGTCGTTTTGTCACACATGACATTCCTGTGAGTGTTATCCCTAGAAGGCTGTGGAATGACTTTAAGGAGCCTACTGTACCAGACTTCGAT GTCAGCATATATTTACCTCCAATAAAAACTATGAAGAACGTTGTGGAAAGAATGAAAAATTTAAGCAATTTCATA GTCATTGAAGCCAATAGAAATGGAGAAATTAATTTGAAAATAGAGACTGATCTCGTTTCTGTTTCCACACATTTCAAGGATCTGGGAAATCCTCCTTGGG TTTCTGATGGGAGTTCACAATGTAACACTCAGGATGGAGACGCAGACGCCATGTCAGAAGCCAGAGTTGATATAAAGAAGCTTCTGCAGTTTCTTGCGGGACAGCAGGTGCACCCAAATAAAGCCATATGTA ATATTGTCCACAAGCGGATGGTCCACTTTATATTCCTACATGATGATGTATCCATGCAGTATTTCATCCCTGCTGTTGCCTAA